The proteins below come from a single Takifugu flavidus isolate HTHZ2018 chromosome 6, ASM371156v2, whole genome shotgun sequence genomic window:
- the ift27 gene encoding intraflagellar transport protein 27 homolog isoform X1, with product MVKLRARCLLVGDAAVGKSSLTQMFHSDGMLFQKNYSMTTGVELQMKCVNIPESDDSVELYIIDSAGKQTLVEASEKMWGEPSLLCLVFDLTDQKSFTNCSQWMERVRPHFQGHHVPGVLVGNKSDLSTRREVQTSEGEEWAQSQGMEYFETSAKEKENCDAPFLSLARAFHSLYQESCSTIQNLSPAYPTSPPLDIPS from the exons ATGGTCAAACTCAGAGCGAGATGTCTGCTTGTTG GAGATGCTGCAGTGGGCAAATCCTCGCTGACACAGATGTTCCATAGCGATGGGATGCTCTTCCAGAAGAACTATAGCATG ACGACAGGTGTAGAGCTGCAGATGAAATGTGTGAACATCCCAGAGAGCGACGACAGCGTG GAGCTCTACATTATTGACTCTGCAGGGAAGCAGACATTGGTGGAGGCCAGTGAAAAAATG TGGGGTGAACCGTCTCTGCTGTGCCTGGTTTTTGACCTCACCGATCAGAAGTCTTTCACCAACTGCAGCCAGTGGATGGAGAGAGTGCGTCCTCACTTTCAGGGTCACCACGTTCCTG GTGTCCTTGTAGGAAACAAATCTGATTTATCTACCCGACGGGAGGTCCAAACATCTGAAGGTGAAGAATGGGCCCAAAGCCAGGGAATGGAGTATTTTGAAACTTCAGCT aaggaaaaggagaactGTGATGCACCATTCCTCAGTCTGGCCCGGGCCTTCCACTCTCTGTACCAGGAGAGCTGCAGCACCATCCAGAACCTGAGTCCAGCCTATCCAACCTCACCACCCTTAGACATTCCGTCCTAA
- the ift27 gene encoding intraflagellar transport protein 27 homolog isoform X2: MVKLRARCLLVGDAAVGKSSLTQMFHSDGMLFQKNYSMTTGVELQMKCVNIPESDDSVELYIIDSAGKQTLVEASEKMWGEPSLLCLVFDLTDQKSFTNCSQWMERVRPHFQGHHVPGVLVGNKSDLSTRREVQTSEGEEWAQSQGMEYFETSAFFRTLNQWTHVSVLAPHTEGKGEL; the protein is encoded by the exons ATGGTCAAACTCAGAGCGAGATGTCTGCTTGTTG GAGATGCTGCAGTGGGCAAATCCTCGCTGACACAGATGTTCCATAGCGATGGGATGCTCTTCCAGAAGAACTATAGCATG ACGACAGGTGTAGAGCTGCAGATGAAATGTGTGAACATCCCAGAGAGCGACGACAGCGTG GAGCTCTACATTATTGACTCTGCAGGGAAGCAGACATTGGTGGAGGCCAGTGAAAAAATG TGGGGTGAACCGTCTCTGCTGTGCCTGGTTTTTGACCTCACCGATCAGAAGTCTTTCACCAACTGCAGCCAGTGGATGGAGAGAGTGCGTCCTCACTTTCAGGGTCACCACGTTCCTG GTGTCCTTGTAGGAAACAAATCTGATTTATCTACCCGACGGGAGGTCCAAACATCTGAAGGTGAAGAATGGGCCCAAAGCCAGGGAATGGAGTATTTTGAAACTTCAGCT TTTTTCAGGACTTTGAACCAGTGGACCCATGTGTCTGTGTTGGCTCCTCAtacagaaggaaaaggagaactGTGA
- the ift27 gene encoding intraflagellar transport protein 27 homolog isoform X3: MAETTGVELQMKCVNIPESDDSVELYIIDSAGKQTLVEASEKMWGEPSLLCLVFDLTDQKSFTNCSQWMERVRPHFQGHHVPGVLVGNKSDLSTRREVQTSEGEEWAQSQGMEYFETSAKEKENCDAPFLSLARAFHSLYQESCSTIQNLSPAYPTSPPLDIPS, translated from the exons atggcagAG ACGACAGGTGTAGAGCTGCAGATGAAATGTGTGAACATCCCAGAGAGCGACGACAGCGTG GAGCTCTACATTATTGACTCTGCAGGGAAGCAGACATTGGTGGAGGCCAGTGAAAAAATG TGGGGTGAACCGTCTCTGCTGTGCCTGGTTTTTGACCTCACCGATCAGAAGTCTTTCACCAACTGCAGCCAGTGGATGGAGAGAGTGCGTCCTCACTTTCAGGGTCACCACGTTCCTG GTGTCCTTGTAGGAAACAAATCTGATTTATCTACCCGACGGGAGGTCCAAACATCTGAAGGTGAAGAATGGGCCCAAAGCCAGGGAATGGAGTATTTTGAAACTTCAGCT aaggaaaaggagaactGTGATGCACCATTCCTCAGTCTGGCCCGGGCCTTCCACTCTCTGTACCAGGAGAGCTGCAGCACCATCCAGAACCTGAGTCCAGCCTATCCAACCTCACCACCCTTAGACATTCCGTCCTAA